One window of Thermocoleostomius sinensis A174 genomic DNA carries:
- the nusG gene encoding transcription termination/antitermination protein NusG, producing the protein MSFASDESDNLMPVEGEESGVHPGSARWYAVQVASGCENRVKINLEQRIETLDVADRILQIEIPQTPILKPHKGGKPKEIAEKVFPGYVLVRMVMDDDTWQVVKNTPNVINFVGAEQKRRYGRGRGHVKPVPLGASEVERIFKQSQEQRPVIKIDMAAGDKIVVLSGPFKDFEGEVIEVSPERSKLKALLSIFGRDTPVELEFNQVQKQS; encoded by the coding sequence ATGTCGTTTGCATCAGACGAATCAGACAATTTGATGCCAGTGGAAGGCGAGGAATCGGGTGTTCATCCTGGTTCGGCTCGATGGTATGCAGTTCAGGTCGCCTCTGGTTGTGAAAATCGAGTCAAAATCAATCTGGAGCAGCGCATCGAAACTTTGGATGTTGCCGATCGCATTCTTCAAATTGAGATTCCTCAAACTCCCATCCTGAAGCCTCATAAAGGCGGCAAACCGAAGGAAATTGCAGAGAAGGTTTTTCCCGGATATGTTCTTGTGCGCATGGTAATGGACGATGACACATGGCAGGTGGTGAAAAATACTCCTAATGTCATCAACTTTGTGGGGGCCGAACAAAAGCGACGGTATGGTCGAGGTCGAGGACATGTGAAGCCTGTCCCCTTGGGGGCTTCGGAAGTAGAGCGCATCTTCAAGCAGTCTCAGGAGCAGCGCCCCGTGATCAAAATTGACATGGCGGCTGGTGACAAAATTGTTGTTCTGTCAGGTCCCTTTAAGGACTTTGAAGGTGAAGTAATTGAGGTCTCTCCTGAGCGCAGCAAATTGAAAGCATTGCTTTCGATTTTTGGACGAGATACACCCGTCGAATTGGAATTCAATCAGGTACAAAAGCAGAGCTAG
- a CDS encoding gamma-glutamyltransferase family protein gives MPFDLTHYPYASSRRVVMGGNYAAATSQPLATLAGMEMFWRGGNAIDAAVAMAIALTVVEPTSNGIGSDAFALVWDGQLHGLNASGKSAQAFSLDRVSGLDQIPPFGWLPVTVPGAVSAWQTLWNRWGVLPFEQLFEPAIRYAEQGFPVSPETARAWKAAESWFLPQAGTTVEPFKQIFFRGDRAPKAGEQWGSPAHAATLRAIAQTEGESFYRGKLAEQLAAFAAATGGLLTTTDLATHQPLWVQPISTTYRDLTVWEIPPNGQGIAALIALNILEGFDLDRYPRDSVTSFHWQIEAMKLAFADAYQQVADLDWMQVSVEQLLDKTYAAQRRALISDRAIVAQTVLPTSGTVYLATADRDLMVSLIQSNYAGFGSGVLVPGTGIALHNRGLGFSLQSGHPNQIAPGKRPFHTIIPGFLTQGNQPLGPFGVMGGHMQPQGHVQLVVNLADYGMNPQTALDAPRWQVTADMKGVVLEQTVSRALALALSDRGHTVQVTPESRSFGKGQIILQQGDGFVAASEPRADGLALAG, from the coding sequence ATGCCCTTTGATCTCACTCACTATCCTTATGCATCTTCCCGACGGGTCGTCATGGGAGGTAACTATGCTGCCGCCACTAGTCAACCTTTGGCGACCTTGGCAGGCATGGAGATGTTTTGGCGAGGAGGAAATGCCATTGATGCTGCGGTGGCTATGGCCATTGCACTGACAGTTGTGGAACCGACCTCGAATGGCATTGGTTCCGATGCCTTTGCCTTGGTGTGGGATGGACAATTACATGGACTCAACGCTTCGGGAAAGAGCGCTCAAGCGTTTAGCCTCGATCGGGTATCGGGGTTAGACCAAATTCCGCCATTCGGCTGGCTGCCCGTTACCGTGCCCGGAGCCGTATCCGCCTGGCAAACGCTCTGGAATCGCTGGGGAGTATTGCCGTTCGAGCAACTGTTTGAGCCAGCCATTCGCTATGCCGAGCAAGGGTTTCCGGTTTCCCCCGAAACAGCGCGAGCATGGAAAGCCGCCGAGTCTTGGTTTTTGCCACAAGCGGGAACTACCGTCGAACCGTTCAAACAAATCTTTTTTCGGGGCGATCGAGCACCAAAAGCGGGTGAACAGTGGGGAAGTCCTGCCCATGCTGCCACCCTGAGAGCCATTGCCCAAACCGAAGGAGAAAGTTTCTACCGCGGAAAATTAGCTGAACAACTCGCTGCGTTTGCCGCTGCCACCGGAGGGTTGTTAACAACAACCGACTTAGCAACCCATCAACCGCTATGGGTGCAGCCCATTTCTACCACCTATCGCGATCTCACAGTGTGGGAAATTCCACCCAATGGTCAAGGGATTGCGGCTCTGATAGCACTCAATATTTTGGAAGGCTTTGACCTCGATCGCTATCCCCGCGATTCTGTCACGAGTTTTCACTGGCAAATTGAAGCGATGAAGTTGGCGTTTGCAGATGCCTATCAACAGGTAGCCGATCTAGACTGGATGCAAGTGTCAGTCGAGCAACTGTTAGATAAAACATATGCCGCGCAGCGCCGAGCATTGATTAGCGATCGGGCAATCGTAGCTCAAACAGTCCTGCCAACGAGTGGTACCGTTTATTTGGCAACTGCCGATCGTGACCTAATGGTGTCGTTGATTCAGTCCAACTACGCGGGCTTTGGCAGCGGGGTCTTGGTTCCTGGAACGGGCATTGCATTGCACAATCGGGGACTGGGGTTCTCGTTGCAATCCGGACACCCTAACCAAATTGCGCCAGGCAAACGTCCCTTCCACACCATCATTCCAGGGTTCCTTACCCAAGGCAATCAACCTCTGGGCCCGTTTGGCGTTATGGGAGGGCATATGCAGCCGCAGGGACATGTGCAACTGGTGGTGAATTTGGCAGACTATGGCATGAATCCCCAAACCGCTCTAGATGCCCCCCGCTGGCAGGTGACGGCTGATATGAAGGGTGTTGTCCTAGAACAAACGGTTTCTCGTGCTCTAGCCTTGGCATTGAGCGATCGAGGACACACCGTCCAGGTGACTCCTGAAAGCCGTAGCTTTGGCAAGGGACAAATCATTCTGCAACAAGGAGATGGGTTTGTGGCTGCCTCTGAACCAAGAGCCGATGGCTTAGCGCTAGCGGGATAA
- the secE gene encoding preprotein translocase subunit SecE has protein sequence MAKKNEPTAKDTKEPKESKEPKDAKKAEAVDSGFSPVSFLQETREELGKVVWPSRQQLISESLAVILMVTLSATLIYLVDNLFSWAARQVF, from the coding sequence GTGGCGAAGAAGAACGAACCAACGGCGAAAGATACTAAAGAGCCGAAAGAATCGAAGGAGCCGAAGGACGCCAAAAAGGCCGAAGCGGTAGACTCTGGATTCAGTCCCGTCTCGTTTCTTCAAGAAACCCGTGAAGAGCTTGGAAAAGTTGTCTGGCCCAGCCGCCAGCAGCTAATTAGTGAGTCACTTGCGGTCATTCTCATGGTTACTCTCTCAGCCACACTTATCTATTTGGTCGATAACCTATTCAGTTGGGCCGCTAGGCAGGTGTTCTAA
- the rplS gene encoding 50S ribosomal protein L19, with translation MKAEELIRSIETEYLKSDLPTIHVGDTVRVGVRIQEGGKERVQPYEGTVIAMRNGGINETITVRRIFQGVGVERVFLLHSPRVASIKVLRRGKARRAKLYYLRDRVGKATRLKQRFDRPLD, from the coding sequence ATGAAAGCTGAGGAATTAATCCGTTCAATTGAAACGGAATATCTAAAGTCGGATCTTCCTACCATCCATGTCGGTGATACCGTCCGCGTGGGGGTACGAATTCAAGAAGGCGGTAAAGAGCGAGTTCAGCCTTACGAAGGCACTGTCATTGCGATGCGCAATGGCGGCATCAATGAAACTATTACCGTTCGACGAATTTTTCAAGGTGTTGGCGTGGAGCGGGTATTTTTACTTCATTCTCCCCGTGTTGCTAGTATCAAAGTCTTGCGACGCGGTAAGGCACGGCGGGCGAAGCTCTACTATCTGCGCGATCGGGTTGGTAAAGCGACTCGTTTGAAGCAGCGCTTCGATCGTCCCCTAGACTAG